A stretch of the Comamonas testosteroni TK102 genome encodes the following:
- the secE gene encoding preprotein translocase subunit SecE has protein sequence MATTQVETVSSAADKAKIAAVAALVVASIAGFYLLSKQGALVQWATLIVGLALAAGVFLISEPGKRFIGFARDAWREVKKVVWPTRKETMQMTLYVFAFVVVMALFLWFTDKTLEWVLYDLILGWRK, from the coding sequence ATGGCCACTACTCAGGTTGAAACAGTCAGCTCTGCAGCTGACAAAGCAAAAATAGCCGCTGTTGCGGCTTTAGTTGTTGCTTCTATTGCTGGCTTTTATCTGTTGAGCAAGCAAGGCGCACTGGTGCAGTGGGCGACTTTGATTGTCGGCCTGGCTCTGGCTGCTGGCGTGTTTCTGATCTCTGAGCCGGGTAAGCGCTTCATTGGCTTTGCCCGTGATGCTTGGCGTGAGGTGAAGAAGGTGGTCTGGCCCACCCGCAAGGAAACCATGCAGATGACTCTGTATGTCTTTGCTTTCGTGGTGGTGATGGCCTTGTTCTTGTGGTTCACCGATAAGACGCTTGAATGGGTCTTGTACGACTTGATTTTGGGCTGGAGGAAGTAA
- the nusG gene encoding transcription termination/antitermination protein NusG gives MADAVETDVNGGTAGPANPDLRWYIVHAYSGMEKAVERNIAERIARSDMQSKFGRILVPSEEVVEMRNGTRRTTERRLFPGYVFVEMVMDDDTWHLVKHTSKVTGFVGGAKNRPAPISEEEVRKIVDQMQEGTEKPRHKVEFMVGEMVRVKEGPFADFNGSVEEVNYEKNRLRVSVTIFGRATPVELEFSQVEKT, from the coding sequence ATGGCTGATGCAGTCGAAACAGATGTGAATGGTGGAACGGCGGGACCCGCCAACCCCGATCTGCGCTGGTATATCGTCCATGCCTATTCGGGTATGGAGAAGGCTGTCGAGCGCAATATTGCCGAGCGTATTGCGCGCTCGGACATGCAGTCCAAGTTTGGCCGCATCCTGGTGCCTTCCGAAGAAGTTGTGGAAATGCGCAACGGCACCCGTCGCACGACAGAGCGCCGCCTGTTCCCCGGTTATGTGTTCGTTGAAATGGTGATGGATGACGATACATGGCATCTGGTGAAGCACACCAGCAAGGTGACCGGTTTCGTCGGTGGCGCCAAAAATCGTCCTGCTCCCATCTCCGAGGAAGAAGTTCGCAAGATCGTCGACCAGATGCAGGAAGGCACCGAGAAGCCTCGCCACAAGGTCGAGTTCATGGTTGGCGAAATGGTTCGTGTCAAGGAGGGTCCTTTCGCAGACTTCAATGGCTCCGTGGAAGAAGTCAACTACGAAAAGAACCGTCTGCGTGTGTCGGTCACCATCTTTGGCCGTGCGACTCCTGTGGAATTGGAATTCTCTCAAGTTGAGAAAACTTGA
- the rplK gene encoding 50S ribosomal protein L11 — protein MAKKIVGFIKLQVPAGKANPSPPIGPALGQRGLNIMEFCKAFNAQTQGVEPGLPLPVVITAFADKSFTFVIKTPPATVLIKKAVKLDKGSSNPLKNKVGKITRAQLEEIAKTKLKDMNAADVDAAVRTLAGSARSMGVIVEGV, from the coding sequence ATGGCGAAAAAAATCGTCGGCTTCATCAAGCTGCAAGTGCCAGCTGGTAAGGCCAATCCTTCTCCTCCCATCGGTCCTGCGCTGGGTCAGCGCGGCCTCAACATCATGGAATTCTGCAAGGCGTTCAACGCCCAGACCCAAGGTGTCGAGCCCGGCCTGCCTCTGCCCGTGGTGATCACGGCTTTTGCTGACAAGAGCTTTACGTTCGTCATCAAGACCCCTCCCGCAACCGTTCTGATCAAGAAGGCTGTGAAGCTGGACAAGGGTTCTTCCAATCCTCTGAAGAACAAGGTCGGCAAGATCACACGTGCTCAGCTGGAAGAAATCGCCAAGACCAAGCTGAAGGACATGAACGCCGCTGACGTTGACGCTGCTGTGCGTACGCTGGCTGGTTCTGCCCGTTCGATGGGCGTGATCGTGGAGGGTGTGTAA
- the rplA gene encoding 50S ribosomal protein L1: MAKLTKKQKALQGKVDSNKLYAFADAVALVKEAATAKFDESIDVAVQLGVDAKKSDQVVRGAVVLPHGTGKTARVAVFAQGAKAEEAKAAGADVVGMDDLAAQVKAGDMPFDVVIAAPDAMRVVGQLGQILGPRGLMPNPKVGTVTPDVATAVKNAKAGQVQFRVDKAGIVHGTIGRRSFDADKLQGNLAALIDALNKAKPASSKGQYLRKVAVSSTMGVGVRVDTQSISA; encoded by the coding sequence ATGGCCAAGTTGACCAAGAAGCAAAAAGCTCTCCAGGGCAAGGTTGATTCCAACAAGCTGTACGCTTTCGCTGACGCCGTGGCGCTGGTGAAGGAAGCTGCAACTGCCAAGTTCGATGAATCCATCGACGTGGCCGTGCAACTGGGCGTGGATGCCAAGAAGTCGGACCAAGTGGTGCGTGGCGCCGTGGTTCTGCCTCACGGTACCGGCAAGACTGCTCGCGTGGCTGTGTTCGCACAAGGCGCCAAGGCTGAAGAAGCCAAGGCCGCCGGCGCTGACGTGGTCGGTATGGACGACCTGGCTGCTCAAGTCAAGGCCGGTGACATGCCCTTCGACGTGGTGATCGCTGCTCCCGACGCCATGCGCGTTGTGGGTCAGCTGGGCCAGATCCTGGGCCCCCGCGGCCTGATGCCTAACCCCAAGGTTGGCACCGTGACTCCTGACGTCGCTACGGCCGTGAAGAACGCCAAGGCTGGTCAAGTGCAGTTCCGCGTGGACAAGGCCGGTATCGTGCACGGCACGATCGGTCGCCGCTCGTTCGACGCCGACAAGCTGCAGGGTAACCTGGCTGCTCTGATCGATGCGCTGAACAAGGCCAAGCCTGCTTCCAGCAAGGGTCAGTACCTGCGCAAGGTGGCGGTGTCGTCGACCATGGGTGTGGGCGTTCGCGTCGATACACAATCCATCTCGGCGTAA
- the rplJ gene encoding 50S ribosomal protein L10, producing MSLNRSEKEAVISEVTSLAAKAQTLVIAEYRGITVADMTKLRADARSKGVSLSVLKNTLARRAVAGSAFDVVVDQMTGPLIYGFSEDAVAAAKVVADFAKTNDKLVIRGGAFAGKALDVDGVKQLANIPSKEVLLAQLCGLLMSPISRTAVVLGALATKKGEGSAEAAAEPAAA from the coding sequence TTGAGTCTGAATCGCAGTGAGAAAGAAGCGGTCATTTCCGAAGTGACCAGCCTCGCCGCTAAAGCTCAAACGCTTGTGATCGCGGAATACCGTGGCATCACGGTCGCCGACATGACCAAACTGCGTGCCGATGCTCGCAGCAAGGGTGTGAGCCTGAGCGTGTTGAAGAACACCCTGGCCCGCCGTGCTGTTGCCGGTAGCGCGTTTGACGTGGTGGTTGACCAGATGACTGGTCCCCTGATCTATGGCTTCTCTGAAGACGCAGTGGCTGCCGCCAAGGTGGTGGCCGACTTCGCGAAGACCAACGACAAGTTGGTGATTCGCGGTGGTGCGTTTGCAGGTAAGGCCCTGGACGTCGACGGCGTTAAGCAACTGGCAAACATCCCCTCTAAGGAAGTACTGCTCGCACAACTGTGCGGCTTGCTCATGTCGCCTATCTCGCGTACAGCCGTTGTGCTGGGCGCTCTGGCGACCAAGAAGGGCGAAGGCTCTGCCGAAGCGGCAGCCGAACCAGCCGCAGCCTGA
- the rplL gene encoding 50S ribosomal protein L7/L12: MAFDKDAFLTALDSMTVLELNDLVKAIEEKFGVSAAAMAAPAAGGAAGGAAAAEEKTEFNVVLTEAGANKVSVIKAVREITGLGLKEAKDLVDGAPKTVKEAAPKADAEAAVKKLVEAGAKAELK, from the coding sequence ATGGCATTCGATAAAGACGCATTCCTGACCGCCCTGGACAGCATGACTGTTCTGGAACTGAACGACCTGGTCAAGGCTATTGAAGAGAAGTTTGGCGTGTCCGCCGCTGCTATGGCTGCTCCCGCTGCCGGCGGCGCTGCTGGTGGCGCTGCTGCTGCTGAAGAAAAGACCGAATTCAACGTTGTGCTGACCGAAGCTGGCGCCAACAAGGTGTCCGTGATCAAGGCTGTGCGCGAAATCACCGGCCTGGGTCTGAAGGAAGCCAAGGATCTGGTCGACGGCGCTCCCAAGACCGTGAAGGAAGCCGCTCCCAAGGCTGACGCTGAAGCCGCTGTGAAGAAGCTGGTTGAAGCCGGTGCTAAGGCTGAACTGAAGTAA
- the rpoB gene encoding DNA-directed RNA polymerase subunit beta, which translates to MAYSYTERKRIRKSFGSRDSVLEVPYLLQMQKDAYTAFLQADVAPKKRTIDGLQAAFNSAFPIVSRNGFVEMKFVEYNLAKPAFDVRECQTRGLTFASAVRAKVQLIIYDRESSTAQSKVVKEVKEQEVYMGEVPLMTDKGSFIINGTERVIVSQLHRSPGVFFEHDKGKTHSSGKLLFSARIIPYRGSWLDFEFDPKDLLYFRVDRRRKMPVSILLKAIGMTPETILATFFVNDNFRLMDSGAQMEFVADRLKGEVARFDITDKSGKVVVAKDKRITARHTRELEQSGTKFVSVPEDFLLGRVLAKNIVDPDTGEIIAKANEELTEALLKKLRSAGVQDVQCIYTNELDQGAYISQTLRTDETVDEFAARVAIYRMMRPGEPPTEDAVQALFQRLFYNADTYDLSRVGRMKFNAKIGREGATGPMVLSNEDILAVVKILVDLRNGRGEVDDIDHLGNRRVRCVGELAENQYRTGLARIEKAVKERLGQAEQEPLMPHDLINSKPISAALKEFFGASQLSQFMDQTNPLAEITHKRRVSALGPGGLTRERAGFEVRDVHVTHYGRVCPIETPEGPNIGLINSLALYARLNEYGFIETPYRRVVDGKVTMDIDYLSAIEEGKYVIAQVNADLDAAGNLVGELVSAREAGESTLVSAERVQYMDVSPAQIVSVAASLIPFLEHDDANRALMGANMSRQAVPVLRPEKPMVGTGIERVAAVDSGTVVTAKRGGIVDYVDATRIVIRVNDDEAVAGEVGVDIYNLIKYQRSNQNTNIHQRPIVSRGDKLAKGDVLADGASTDLGEIAIGQNMLIAFMPWNGYNYEDSVMINERIVADDRYTSIHIEELVVMARDTKLGAEEITRDIPNLSEQQLNRLDESGIIYVGAEVQPGDVLVGKVTPKGETTLTPEEKLLRAIFGEKASDVKDTSLRVDQGSQGTVIDVQVFTREGIQRDKRAQQIIDDELKRFRLDLNDQLRIVEADAFDRIEKLLTGRVANGGPQKLSKGAKIDKAYLDGVEKFHWFDIRPAEDDVAAQLESIKNSIEQQRHTFDLAFEEKRKKLTQGDELPAGVLKMVKVYLAVKRRLQPGDKMAGRHGNKGVVSKITPVEDMPFLADGSTADIVLNPLGVPSRMNIGQVLEVHLGWAGKGLGQRIGDMLQKEARAAEVRAFLEEIYNRSGRKEELSQLDDGEVMSMAKELTTGVPFATPVFDGASEAEIKDMLKLAYPDDIAAAKGLTETRTQAYLYDGRTGERFERPTTVGYMHYLKLHHLVDDKMHARSTGPYSLVTQQPLGGKAQFGGQRFGEMEVWALEAYGAAYVLQEMLTVKSDDVVGRTKVYESIVKGEHSIEAGMPESFNVLVKEIRSLGLDIELERS; encoded by the coding sequence ATGGCCTATTCTTATACCGAACGCAAGCGAATCCGCAAAAGCTTCGGGAGCCGCGATAGCGTGCTCGAAGTGCCTTATCTGCTGCAGATGCAAAAAGATGCCTATACAGCATTCCTGCAGGCAGATGTAGCCCCCAAAAAACGTACCATTGATGGCCTGCAAGCGGCCTTCAATTCCGCCTTCCCCATCGTCTCCCGCAATGGTTTTGTGGAGATGAAGTTTGTCGAGTACAACCTCGCCAAGCCCGCTTTCGACGTGCGTGAATGCCAGACCCGTGGTCTGACCTTCGCCTCCGCTGTCCGCGCCAAGGTTCAACTGATCATCTATGACCGCGAGTCCTCCACGGCTCAGTCGAAGGTGGTCAAGGAAGTGAAGGAACAAGAGGTCTACATGGGCGAAGTGCCCCTGATGACCGACAAGGGTTCTTTCATCATCAACGGTACCGAGCGCGTGATCGTGTCTCAGCTGCACCGTTCGCCTGGCGTGTTCTTCGAGCACGACAAGGGCAAGACCCATAGCTCGGGCAAGCTGCTGTTCTCGGCTCGTATCATTCCTTACCGCGGCTCCTGGCTGGACTTCGAGTTCGACCCCAAGGACCTGCTGTACTTCCGCGTGGACCGTCGCCGCAAGATGCCGGTGTCGATCCTGCTGAAGGCCATCGGCATGACGCCCGAGACCATCCTGGCAACGTTCTTCGTGAACGACAACTTCCGCCTGATGGACAGCGGTGCCCAGATGGAATTCGTGGCCGATCGCCTGAAGGGCGAAGTCGCGCGTTTCGACATCACCGACAAGTCCGGCAAGGTCGTGGTCGCCAAGGACAAGCGCATCACCGCTCGCCACACCCGCGAGCTGGAGCAGTCCGGCACCAAGTTCGTCAGCGTGCCTGAAGACTTCCTGCTGGGTCGTGTGCTGGCCAAGAACATCGTTGATCCCGACACCGGTGAAATCATCGCCAAGGCCAACGAAGAACTGACCGAAGCCCTGCTCAAGAAGCTGCGCAGCGCCGGTGTGCAGGACGTTCAGTGCATCTACACCAACGAACTGGACCAAGGCGCCTACATCTCGCAGACCCTGCGCACCGATGAAACCGTGGACGAGTTCGCTGCCCGCGTTGCCATCTACCGCATGATGCGCCCTGGCGAGCCTCCTACCGAGGACGCCGTCCAGGCCCTGTTCCAGCGCCTGTTCTACAACGCCGACACCTATGATCTGTCGCGCGTGGGCCGTATGAAGTTCAACGCCAAGATCGGCCGCGAAGGCGCGACCGGTCCCATGGTGCTGTCCAACGAAGACATCCTGGCCGTGGTCAAGATCCTGGTGGACCTGCGCAATGGCCGTGGCGAAGTCGACGATATCGACCACCTGGGCAACCGCCGTGTGCGCTGCGTGGGCGAACTGGCCGAAAACCAGTACCGCACCGGTCTGGCTCGTATCGAAAAGGCTGTGAAGGAACGTCTGGGTCAGGCCGAGCAAGAGCCTCTGATGCCTCACGACCTGATCAACTCCAAGCCCATCTCCGCGGCCCTGAAGGAGTTCTTCGGTGCCTCGCAGCTGTCGCAGTTCATGGACCAGACCAACCCTCTGGCAGAAATCACGCACAAGCGTCGTGTTTCCGCCCTGGGCCCAGGCGGTCTGACCCGCGAACGTGCCGGCTTTGAAGTGCGTGACGTGCACGTGACCCACTACGGTCGCGTCTGCCCTATCGAAACGCCTGAAGGTCCCAACATCGGTCTGATCAACTCGCTGGCTCTGTACGCCCGCCTGAACGAGTACGGTTTCATCGAAACCCCGTACCGTCGCGTGGTGGACGGCAAGGTGACGATGGACATCGACTACCTGTCGGCCATCGAAGAAGGCAAGTACGTGATCGCCCAGGTCAACGCCGATCTGGATGCCGCAGGCAATCTGGTGGGCGAGCTGGTGTCGGCGCGTGAAGCCGGTGAATCGACCCTGGTGTCGGCCGAGCGCGTGCAGTACATGGACGTGTCGCCTGCGCAGATCGTGTCCGTGGCCGCCTCGCTGATTCCCTTCCTGGAACACGACGACGCCAACCGTGCCTTGATGGGTGCCAACATGTCGCGTCAGGCCGTGCCTGTGCTGCGCCCTGAAAAGCCCATGGTCGGTACCGGCATCGAGCGCGTTGCCGCCGTGGACTCCGGCACCGTGGTCACTGCCAAGCGCGGCGGTATCGTGGACTATGTCGACGCGACCCGCATCGTGATCCGTGTGAACGACGACGAAGCCGTGGCCGGTGAAGTCGGCGTGGACATCTACAACCTGATCAAGTATCAGCGTTCCAACCAGAACACCAACATCCACCAGCGCCCCATCGTCAGCCGTGGCGACAAGCTGGCCAAGGGTGATGTGCTGGCGGACGGCGCTTCGACCGACCTCGGCGAAATCGCCATCGGCCAGAACATGCTGATCGCGTTCATGCCCTGGAACGGCTACAACTACGAAGACTCGGTGATGATCAACGAGCGCATCGTGGCTGACGATCGCTACACCTCGATCCACATCGAAGAGCTGGTGGTGATGGCTCGCGACACCAAGCTGGGTGCCGAAGAAATCACGCGCGACATCCCCAACCTGTCCGAGCAGCAACTGAACCGCCTGGACGAGTCCGGCATCATCTACGTGGGCGCCGAAGTGCAACCCGGCGACGTGCTGGTGGGCAAGGTCACCCCCAAGGGCGAGACCACGCTGACGCCTGAAGAGAAGCTGCTGCGCGCCATCTTCGGCGAGAAGGCTTCCGACGTGAAGGACACTTCTCTGCGTGTGGATCAGGGCTCGCAAGGCACCGTGATCGACGTGCAGGTGTTCACGCGTGAAGGCATCCAGCGCGACAAGCGCGCCCAGCAGATCATCGACGATGAACTCAAGCGCTTCCGCCTGGACCTGAACGACCAGCTGCGCATTGTGGAAGCCGACGCTTTCGACCGTATCGAGAAGCTGCTGACCGGTCGCGTGGCCAACGGTGGTCCTCAGAAACTGTCCAAGGGCGCCAAGATCGACAAGGCCTACCTGGACGGCGTGGAGAAGTTCCACTGGTTCGACATTCGTCCTGCCGAAGACGATGTGGCCGCTCAGCTGGAGTCCATCAAGAACTCCATCGAGCAGCAGCGTCACACCTTCGACCTGGCGTTCGAAGAAAAGCGCAAGAAGCTCACCCAGGGCGACGAGCTGCCTGCCGGCGTGCTGAAGATGGTCAAGGTCTACCTGGCCGTCAAGCGTCGTCTGCAGCCCGGTGACAAGATGGCCGGCCGTCACGGTAACAAGGGCGTGGTCTCGAAGATCACTCCTGTGGAAGACATGCCTTTCCTGGCTGATGGCTCCACTGCCGACATCGTGCTGAACCCGCTGGGCGTGCCTTCGCGTATGAACATCGGTCAGGTGCTGGAAGTGCACTTGGGCTGGGCCGGCAAGGGTCTGGGCCAGCGCATCGGCGACATGCTGCAAAAGGAAGCCCGTGCTGCTGAAGTGCGCGCCTTCCTGGAAGAGATCTACAACCGCAGCGGTCGCAAGGAAGAGCTGTCTCAGCTGGACGACGGCGAAGTCATGTCCATGGCCAAGGAACTGACCACAGGCGTGCCATTCGCAACGCCGGTGTTCGACGGTGCTTCCGAAGCCGAAATCAAGGACATGCTGAAGCTGGCCTACCCTGACGACATCGCTGCCGCCAAGGGTCTGACCGAGACACGCACTCAGGCTTATCTGTATGACGGCCGCACCGGCGAGCGCTTCGAGCGTCCGACCACCGTGGGCTATATGCACTACCTGAAGCTGCACCACTTGGTCGACGACAAGATGCATGCCCGCTCCACCGGTCCTTACTCGCTGGTGACGCAACAGCCTCTGGGCGGTAAGGCCCAGTTCGGTGGTCAGCGTTTCGGTGAAATGGAAGTGTGGGCGCTGGAAGCTTACGGCGCCGCCTACGTGCTGCAGGAAATGCTGACCGTGAAGTCCGACGACGTGGTCGGTCGTACCAAGGTGTACGAGTCCATCGTCAAGGGCGAGCACTCGATCGAAGCGGGCATGCCCGAATCGTTCAACGTGCTGGTCAAGGAAATCCGCTCTCTGGGCTTGGACATCGAGCTCGAACGTTCTTAA